From the genome of Sphingopyxis sp. DBS4:
GACCCCGGCGGCGGGGTCGCCCACGGAAACACCTGCCGCCGCCGCATCCACGCCTTCCTCCCCCGCTTCGGAAACCCCTCAGCCATGATCCTCCGCCCCGCTCTCCTCGCCGCCGCTTTCCCCACCGCTTTCTTCGCCGCCGCGCCCGCCGCCGCGCAGGACATCAGCGCCGCCAACCTCACCGACACCGTCCGCACCCTCGCCTCGGACCAGTTCCAGGGCCGCGCGCCGGGGACGGTCGGCGAGGAGCGGACGATCGGCTATCTGATCGGCCGGCTTCAGGCGCTCGGTCTCGAACCCGCCGGGCCGGACGGCGGCTGGACGCAGCCGGTACCCTTGCTTCACACCCGCCTCGGCACGCCGACCACGCTCGCCTTCGACCGCGGGGGCACGGTGACGCCGCTTCGCCTCGGCACCGACATCTATGTGTCGAGCCAGCAGTCGAAGGACGTCGCCGCGATCGCCGGCGCGCCGATGATCTTCGTCGGCTATGGCGTCCACGCTCCCGAACGCGGCTGGGACGATTTCAAGGGCGTCGATCTCAAGGGCAAGGTCGCGGTCTTTCTCGTCAACGACCCCGATTTCGTCGCGACGAAGGGCGACGACAGCTTCGGCAAGTTCGGCGCCCGCACGATGACCTATTACGGCCGCTGGACCTACAAGTTCGAAGAGGCGGCACGCCGCGGCGCGATTGGCGCGCTGATCGTCCATGACACCGACGGCGCCGGATACGGCTGGAACGTCGTGAAAAGCCCCGGCGGCGAAAACTACAGCCTCGTCGTTCCGCCCGAAAAGATGACCAGCCTCGCATTGCAGGGCTGGATTTCGGGCGACACCGCGACGAAGCTGTTCGCGGATGCCGGGCAGGATCTGGCAAAGCTCCGCCTCACCGCGCGCCGCGCCACCTTCCGCCCGTTCGACCTCGGCACGACCTTCGACGCGGCGATTCCGGTGACGCACGACGTGGTGCAAAGCCAGAATGTCCTCGCCAAAATCCCCGGCGCGAAGCGCCCCGACGAGGTGGTGATGTACGGCGCCCACTGGGACGCCTATGGCGAGGGCAAGCCCGACGAGCAGGGCCGCATCTATCGCGCCGGTGCCAATGACGACGCGCTCGGCGTCGCCGCCCTGTTCGAGATCGCGCGCGGCTTCAAGGCCGCCCCGCCGCCCGACCGCACCCTCCTCTTCGCCTTCTGGACCGCCGAGGAGCGCGGCCTGCTCGGCTCCGAGGCCTATGCCCAGGCGCCCGTCTATCCGGTCGAAAAGACCGTCGCCAATCTCGGCATCGACATCCTCCAGACCGCGGGCCGCGCAAAGGACGTCATCCTCGTCGGCAAGGGCCAGGGCAGCCTCGAGGACGACCTCGCGCGCGTCGCCGCCACCCAGAGCCGCACCGTGTCGGTCGAAAGCCTCCCCGAACGCGGCCTCTTCTTCCGTGCCGACCATTTCAGCATGGCGAAGCGCGGCGTTCCCGTCTTGCTGATGATGGGCATCGCGGGCGCCTCCGACCTCGTGAACGGCGGCAAGACGGCGGGCCAGAAGTGGGTCGATGACTATACCGGCAAATGCTACCATCAGGCCTGCGACGCTTGGGACGCGAGCTGGAATCTCGATGGCTCGGTTCAGGATATCCGGATTTTTTACCGGATCGGTGATGAGCTCGCACGCTCGGCCAAATGGCCACAATGGAGGCCCGGCAGCGAATTCAAGGCGATCCGCGACCAAAGCGCCGCAGCGCGGGAATAAGCGGCCGCTTCCGACCGATGCGGACGCCGTCATTTCCTAACTTTGTCATCCCCGCGAAAGCGGGGACCCAGAGCGCGCGGCGGCTAACCCCACACTGGGTTCCCGCTTTCGCGGGAATGACGAAGGTGGGGAGGGGCAGATCTCCATCCCAAAGCCGACTTCGCTTTGCATTACACCGCCTGAACCGCCGCCAGTTCGCGCGCTAGCACCGCCAGCCCGCGCCACAATCCCGCGCGGTCGATCGCACCGCCCAGCGACACGCGCAGCGCCGGAGCCTTTACCGCGCCCACAGCAAAATCATCCGCAGCGATCGCCATCATCCCGGTAGCGCGCAGCGCGCCCGCGATCCGCGCCGGATGGGCCCCGCCCGGCAACGGCACCCACAGATGATAACCGCACGGATGCGCGGCGTAGCTCCCCGCAGGCAACAGCTCTGCGGCGATCGCCTGCCGCGCCACCGCTTCGGCGCGCGTCTCGGCGATCAGCCGGTCATAGCTTCCATCCTCCAGCCAGCGCGTCATCAGCGCGGCATTGAGCGGCGGCGGCATGACGTCGCTTCCATGCACCTCCACCGCGACCGCCAGCGCGTCGGTGACCGACGGCGCACGGACATGTGCAATGCGCAGCGCCGGGGAGATGATCTTCGATGCGCTGGCGACATACCAGCCGCGTTCGGGCGCAAAGCTCGACAGCGGCGCGATCACTGCCTCGGCAAGCTGTCCATAGGCGTCGTCCTCGATCAGCCGCACCCCGCGCCGCCGCGCCGCCGCGGCGAGCGCCGCGCGCTCGTCGGCATCCAGCGTGACGGTGGTCGGATTGTCGTTGGTCGGCACGACATAAAGCGCCGCGATCGTCTCGCGCCGGCAGAGCGCCTCCAGCGCGTCGGCATCGATCCGCGCCAGCGGCGCCAACCGCAACCCCGCCTTCTTCGCAATCGCCAAGAAGCCCGGATAGACATGCATCCCGCACGCGACGACATCGCCCGCCTTCAAGGTCGCGCCGACGATCGCGTGCAGCGCATTCTGCGCCCCTGCGGTCACCACCAGTTGATCGGGCTCGCTCGCCAGCCCCAGCCGCCCGAAAAGTGCCGCGCCCGCCGCACGGTCGGCCTCGCGCCCGCCCGCGGGCGTATAGTGCAGCCGCCCGCCCGCGCCCGGCGCGCGCAGCAACGCACTCGACGTCCGCTCCCACGCCGCGAGCAGCGACCCGCCCGCGACCTCGGGCGGCATGTTCATCCCCGTGTCGCGCGGCGGCGGTCCGGCAGCAATCGCATCCTGCGGCAGCACGAAGCTTCCCGCACGCCCGCGCGCGCCGATCAGCCCGCGCATCCGCGCCTGCTCATAGGCCCTGGTGACGGTGGTCAGGTCGATCCCGAGCCGCGCGGCAAGATCGCGCTGCGTCGGCAGCCGATCGCCGGCACAGAGCGCGCCGGTCTCGATCGCATTCGCGATCGCCTCGGCGATCGCGACATATTTGGCACCGCTGCTGCGGTCGAGATCGGGAATCCAGCCCTCAGCCATCGCCCTCTACGCTCTCCCCCTTGGCGCGCGCGTGGAGCTGCGCCCACAGCGCGTCGGTGCCCGCCTCCTGTGCGCGGTTCACATATTGCGACGCGACCAGCCAGCCCTTGATCGGCTGAAGCGCCGCAAGGCAAGGGAGAACCATCAACGGCACCGAGACGATCAGGTGCATCCACCACGGCGGATTCAGCGCGACCTCGAACCAGACGACGAGGAACAGCAGCGGAAAGGCAATGAAGCAGAGCGAAAAAAAGGCCGGCCCGTCGTCAGGCGCGGCGAAATCATAATCGAGCCCGCATTGCGGGCAACGCTCCTGCACCTTCAGCCAGCGCCGGAACATCCGGCCCTCGCCGCAACGCGGACACAGGCCGTGCAGCCCCGTCCTGTATATCCATAACCATTTCTCGCGGCCTTCGAGTTCGGTCATCACCACCATCCATATCCATACACAATACCATACATAATACCGAGCATGACAAATGTCGAGGGGCGGATTATTTCCCGCGCATGAGCGACGATAAAATCTACATCAGCGCGAACGAGCTTCTCGCCGACTCGCTGCGGCTCGGCATGAAGGTCATCGACAGCGGGTTCGAACCGACGCATCTCGTCGGCATCTGGCGCGGCGGCGCGCCGGTGGGAATCGCGGTGCAGGAGCTGCTCGACTATCACGGCCACCACTGCGACCATATCGCGATCCGCACCTCCTCCTACAAAGGCATCGACAATCAGGACCCCCAGGTGCGCGTCTTCGCGCTCGGCTATCTCATCGACACGCTGAACCCGGAGGACCGGCTGCTGATCATCGACGACGTCTTCGATTCGGGGCGCAGCATCCGCGCCTTCATCGCCGAGCTTCGCGCGCGCTGCCGCCACAATATGCCGCGCGACATCCGCATCGCGACGGTCTGGTTCAAACCCGGCCGCAACGTCACCGACCTCCGACCCGATTTCTTCGTCCACGAAACCGATCGCTGGCTGATCTTCCCGCACGAGATCGACGGGCTGACAGTCGAGGAAATCCGCCGCCATAAGCCCGAAGCCGCCATCATTTTGCGCGAGGAGGAATTGCCCCATGACTGACAGTTTCGCTTCCGCGGACGAGCGCGCCGCCTTCATCGCCGGCCTGCCCAAGGCCGAGCTTCATCTCCACATCGAAGGCTCGCTCGAACCCGAACTGATGTTCGAGCTCGCGCAACGCAACGGCGTCGCCATCCCCTTCGCGTCGGTTGAGGAGGTGCGCGCCGCTTATGCTTTCTCGAACCTCCAGGATTTCCTCGACATTTATTATCAGGGGATGGGCGTTCTCCGGACCGAGCAGGATTTCCACGACCTCACCGTCGCCTATCTCGCGCGCGCCCGCGCCGACGGCGTCCGCCACGTCGAAATCTTCTTCGACCCGCAGGGTCATACGATGCGCGGCATCGCCTTTGAGACCATCGTCACCGGCATCACCCGCGCGCTCGACGAAGCGCACGCGAAGCATGGCATGACCTCGAAGCTCATTCTCAGTTTCCTCCGTCACCTCAGCGAGGCCGAGGCCGAGGCGACGCTCGACGAGGCACTGCCTTTTCTGGACCGCATCGCGGGCGTCGGCCTCGACTCCTCCGAGGTCGGCCATCCTCCCTCGAAGTTCGAACGCGTCTTCGCCCGCGCTCGCGACCTGGGGCTGAAGCTCGTCGCCCACGCCGGCGAGGAAGGCCCGCCCGCCTATGTCCACGAGGCGCTCGACCTTCTCAAGGTCGACCGCATCGACCATGGCAACCGCAGCCTCGAGGATCCCGCTCTCGTCGCGCGGCTCGTGAGCGAGGGCATGACCCTTACCGTCTGCCCGCTATCGAACCTCAAGCTCTGCGTCGTGGACGACCTCGCCGACCATCCGCTCAAGACGATGCTCGACGCCGGACTGGCCGCAACGGTGAACAGCGATGACCCCAGCTATTTCGGCGGCTATGTGAACGCGAATTATCGGGCCGTCGCCGACGCGCTCGACCTGTCGAAAGCCGACCTTGTGACGCTGGCGCGCAACAGCTTCACCGGCTCCTTCCTCAGCGAGATCGACAAGGCGAAGCATCTCGAGGCGATCGACGCCTACGCCTGATCCTTCGCTACCGCGGGTGCAGCTTCGCCAGCGCAATTCCCGCCAGATTCTGCGCGCGGCCGATATGTCGGATACGCGGCGACGGCCCCTCGTCCGCCAGCGCGCGAAACGCCGCGAGATGTCCCGCGACCCGGCCATGCGCCCGAACCTTATCCGTCGCCTGCGCGATCACCGCCGCCGCGTCGCCCAGCAGCACGAAATCCGTGAGCCCCCGCGCCCGCGCCAGCCGCAGCGCCGCGATCAGCGACAGCCATTCAGCATCGAGGCTGCTTCCGGTCCCGATATCCCGCTCGACCGTCGCGACGCCGCCCGTCACCACCGCGATCTCCATCGGTCCGGGATTCGGACGGCAGCCGCCGTCGAAATAGATTTTGGTCCGCCGCGCGATCATCCGCCCGTCCTAGCCGATCTCAGAATTTCCCGCGCACGGAAAAGGCGAAGATCGGGCCGATCAGCCGGTCGCGCTCCTCGACGAAGGCGATCTCGCTCGCTCCGCGCAGCCCCTCATAGACCGTCCGGTCGCGCTTC
Proteins encoded in this window:
- a CDS encoding PLP-dependent aminotransferase family protein; this encodes MAEGWIPDLDRSSGAKYVAIAEAIANAIETGALCAGDRLPTQRDLAARLGIDLTTVTRAYEQARMRGLIGARGRAGSFVLPQDAIAAGPPPRDTGMNMPPEVAGGSLLAAWERTSSALLRAPGAGGRLHYTPAGGREADRAAGAALFGRLGLASEPDQLVVTAGAQNALHAIVGATLKAGDVVACGMHVYPGFLAIAKKAGLRLAPLARIDADALEALCRRETIAALYVVPTNDNPTTVTLDADERAALAAAARRRGVRLIEDDAYGQLAEAVIAPLSSFAPERGWYVASASKIISPALRIAHVRAPSVTDALAVAVEVHGSDVMPPPLNAALMTRWLEDGSYDRLIAETRAEAVARQAIAAELLPAGSYAAHPCGYHLWVPLPGGAHPARIAGALRATGMMAIAADDFAVGAVKAPALRVSLGGAIDRAGLWRGLAVLARELAAVQAV
- a CDS encoding M20/M25/M40 family metallo-hydrolase, translated to MILRPALLAAAFPTAFFAAAPAAAQDISAANLTDTVRTLASDQFQGRAPGTVGEERTIGYLIGRLQALGLEPAGPDGGWTQPVPLLHTRLGTPTTLAFDRGGTVTPLRLGTDIYVSSQQSKDVAAIAGAPMIFVGYGVHAPERGWDDFKGVDLKGKVAVFLVNDPDFVATKGDDSFGKFGARTMTYYGRWTYKFEEAARRGAIGALIVHDTDGAGYGWNVVKSPGGENYSLVVPPEKMTSLALQGWISGDTATKLFADAGQDLAKLRLTARRATFRPFDLGTTFDAAIPVTHDVVQSQNVLAKIPGAKRPDEVVMYGAHWDAYGEGKPDEQGRIYRAGANDDALGVAALFEIARGFKAAPPPDRTLLFAFWTAEERGLLGSEAYAQAPVYPVEKTVANLGIDILQTAGRAKDVILVGKGQGSLEDDLARVAATQSRTVSVESLPERGLFFRADHFSMAKRGVPVLLMMGIAGASDLVNGGKTAGQKWVDDYTGKCYHQACDAWDASWNLDGSVQDIRIFYRIGDELARSAKWPQWRPGSEFKAIRDQSAAARE
- a CDS encoding DUF983 domain-containing protein; the protein is MTELEGREKWLWIYRTGLHGLCPRCGEGRMFRRWLKVQERCPQCGLDYDFAAPDDGPAFFSLCFIAFPLLFLVVWFEVALNPPWWMHLIVSVPLMVLPCLAALQPIKGWLVASQYVNRAQEAGTDALWAQLHARAKGESVEGDG
- a CDS encoding adenosine deaminase, producing MTDSFASADERAAFIAGLPKAELHLHIEGSLEPELMFELAQRNGVAIPFASVEEVRAAYAFSNLQDFLDIYYQGMGVLRTEQDFHDLTVAYLARARADGVRHVEIFFDPQGHTMRGIAFETIVTGITRALDEAHAKHGMTSKLILSFLRHLSEAEAEATLDEALPFLDRIAGVGLDSSEVGHPPSKFERVFARARDLGLKLVAHAGEEGPPAYVHEALDLLKVDRIDHGNRSLEDPALVARLVSEGMTLTVCPLSNLKLCVVDDLADHPLKTMLDAGLAATVNSDDPSYFGGYVNANYRAVADALDLSKADLVTLARNSFTGSFLSEIDKAKHLEAIDAYA
- a CDS encoding phosphoribosyltransferase, translated to MSDDKIYISANELLADSLRLGMKVIDSGFEPTHLVGIWRGGAPVGIAVQELLDYHGHHCDHIAIRTSSYKGIDNQDPQVRVFALGYLIDTLNPEDRLLIIDDVFDSGRSIRAFIAELRARCRHNMPRDIRIATVWFKPGRNVTDLRPDFFVHETDRWLIFPHEIDGLTVEEIRRHKPEAAIILREEELPHD
- a CDS encoding reverse transcriptase-like protein gives rise to the protein MIARRTKIYFDGGCRPNPGPMEIAVVTGGVATVERDIGTGSSLDAEWLSLIAALRLARARGLTDFVLLGDAAAVIAQATDKVRAHGRVAGHLAAFRALADEGPSPRIRHIGRAQNLAGIALAKLHPR